The Snodgrassella alvi wkB2 genome window below encodes:
- a CDS encoding 2Fe-2S iron-sulfur cluster-binding protein — MSYRITVLPASETFYAKQGESLLNAAIENGIMLPHACKSGCCGACKAQLTEGKTTEINSQAALNSKDSTQQDILLCCQSAESDITLYLPNYQGKNNQPVQTLNARIDDIRYCANVAIVTLKLPLKKQFNFTAGQYVDIVLADNLRRSYSIAGFNTDTRQLVIHVRRHTGGVFSEQLFDGRLQQKDIIHIHGPLGSFQLSKQQKPLIMLASGTGIAPIEAMLNTLAEQQYRQAIHVYWGVAAEENLYDAALLDNLCAELVQAKWTAVLSRPESAWKGARGYVQDIALNDYPDMSNHEVYACGHPQMIASAQSLFLKQTALAETAFFADNFTPAS; from the coding sequence ATGAGTTATCGGATAACTGTTTTACCGGCAAGTGAAACTTTTTACGCAAAACAAGGGGAATCACTGCTTAATGCGGCTATTGAAAACGGTATTATGCTGCCGCATGCCTGTAAAAGTGGCTGTTGTGGTGCCTGCAAGGCGCAACTGACCGAGGGCAAAACTACTGAAATCAATTCACAGGCGGCCTTGAACAGTAAAGACAGCACTCAGCAGGATATTTTATTATGCTGTCAGAGTGCTGAAAGTGATATAACACTTTATCTACCCAATTATCAGGGTAAAAATAATCAGCCGGTTCAAACGCTGAATGCGCGGATTGATGATATTCGCTACTGTGCCAATGTAGCCATTGTTACCCTGAAACTGCCGCTAAAAAAACAGTTTAACTTTACAGCCGGACAATATGTCGATATTGTTCTCGCTGATAATTTACGCCGCAGTTACTCTATCGCCGGTTTTAATACCGATACTCGTCAACTGGTTATTCATGTCCGCCGCCATACGGGTGGTGTTTTTTCTGAACAATTATTTGACGGACGGCTTCAGCAAAAAGATATTATTCACATTCACGGACCTTTAGGCAGCTTTCAACTGAGTAAACAGCAAAAACCATTAATTATGCTGGCTTCTGGTACTGGTATTGCGCCAATTGAAGCTATGCTGAATACTTTGGCTGAACAGCAATACCGGCAGGCTATCCATGTATACTGGGGAGTAGCCGCAGAAGAAAATTTGTACGATGCTGCCTTATTGGACAATCTCTGCGCCGAATTGGTACAGGCAAAGTGGACTGCGGTACTGTCCCGTCCAGAATCAGCCTGGAAAGGAGCTCGAGGGTATGTACAGGATATTGCTTTAAATGATTATCCTGACATGAGCAACCATGAAGTATATGCATGCGGACATCCGCAAATGATTGCCAGCGCACAATCCTTATTCCTCAAACAGACTGCTCTGGCAGAAACAGCTTTCTTTGCCGA
- a CDS encoding basic amino acid ABC transporter substrate-binding protein, which produces MKIKHWFAAAAMCSALVLTACGGSKNNSESASVPATTQSGADKTYIVGTNAEFAPFESRTADGSLTGFDIDLLTAMAKAGNFKIQFKDQPWDGLFASLNNGDLDIVASGVTITDERKQSMTFSDPYFDISMMVLTPKAKTFHSLAELNNMQRVAVASGQTGDLAVQKILGAQSTKIARFDSVPLAIKELENGGVEAMVSDGAVISNYVKANGADKFTINKVPEFGVDHYGFVVRKGDTATVEKLNDALKKIRASGEYDKIYAKYFSN; this is translated from the coding sequence ATGAAAATCAAACACTGGTTCGCCGCTGCGGCCATGTGCTCTGCACTGGTGCTAACGGCCTGTGGCGGAAGTAAAAATAATTCAGAATCTGCATCTGTACCTGCAACTACACAGTCTGGTGCCGATAAAACTTATATTGTGGGCACAAATGCCGAATTTGCCCCTTTTGAGTCACGCACCGCTGATGGTTCACTTACCGGTTTTGATATTGACTTGCTTACAGCAATGGCTAAAGCCGGTAATTTCAAAATACAGTTTAAAGACCAGCCCTGGGATGGTCTGTTTGCCAGCTTGAATAATGGCGATTTAGATATAGTAGCTTCCGGGGTAACCATCACTGATGAACGTAAACAAAGTATGACTTTCAGCGATCCGTACTTTGATATTTCTATGATGGTACTGACACCAAAAGCAAAAACCTTTCATTCTCTGGCTGAATTAAATAATATGCAACGCGTAGCTGTTGCAAGTGGTCAGACCGGTGATCTGGCAGTTCAGAAGATACTTGGTGCCCAAAGTACCAAAATTGCCCGTTTTGACAGTGTACCTTTAGCCATTAAAGAGCTGGAAAATGGCGGAGTTGAGGCCATGGTATCAGATGGTGCTGTTATCAGTAATTATGTTAAAGCCAACGGTGCTGATAAATTTACTATTAATAAGGTACCGGAATTCGGTGTAGACCATTATGGATTCGTGGTACGCAAAGGTGATACAGCCACAGTAGAAAAACTGAATGATGCATTGAAAAAAATTCGTGCCAGTGGCGAGTACGACAAAATTTACGCCAAATACTTTTCCAACTAA